One Scylla paramamosain isolate STU-SP2022 chromosome 6, ASM3559412v1, whole genome shotgun sequence DNA segment encodes these proteins:
- the LOC135101357 gene encoding transcription factor SOX-4-like, whose product MLPQSVTDRSTSPTTTQGVIFGSQLVQANSRTPYSDATQTKKHNPNHVKRPMNAFMVWSQMERREIVKFAPDMHNAEISKQLGKRWKNLTEDQRQPYIQEAERLRLLHMQEYPDYKYRPRKKTKSGNSKSVEKGRVSKAKDKNSSSVNAIKGVKLTADPSRAHVTTGLSSINHNKLKLKLKIDKKFKDSIRNTNNTHTMYVPIAQCTSPAEVPATPNEMPASPESASLYDNHVTTTSSSRSSSRAASISPAPDKEPFIYGLYTIESAPGLTSLRPEALVSSTTVTSSKDDHDDDDDDDDEKDDVKQDILMYNRKRHAVRDEVFAPRPVPPTSLSSSRAADPPPIKMEPLDIKQEPPTESALADLDSLTDLLQIPSDFKVEVDEINSDLDFDAVSTSSGSHFEFSDVSDMLSDIGVSNDCWADIGIIN is encoded by the coding sequence acGAAGAAGCACAACCCAAACCACGTGAAGCGGCCAATGAACGCCTTCATGGTTTGGTCACAGATGGAGCGGCGAGAAATTGTCAAGTTCGCCCCTGACATGCACAACGCAGAGATCTCCAAGCAGctgggaaagagatggaagaaccTGACAGAGGACCAGCGGCAGCCATATATCCAAGAGGCGGAAAGACTACGTCTGCTGCACATGCAAGAATATCCAGATTATAAATACCGGCCACGCAAGAAGACAAAATCTGGTAACTCTAAGTCAGTGGAGAAGGGGCGAGTGTCGAAAGCTAAGGACAAGAACAGTTCCAGCGTTAATGCCATCAAGGGTGTCAAGCTGACCGCAGACCCATCCAGGGCGCACGTCACCACAGGTCTGTCATCCATAAACCACAACAAGCTCAAACTCAAGCTCAAGATTGACAAAAAGTTCAAGGACTCGATCcggaacacaaacaacacacacactatgtacgTTCCCATCGCGCAGTGCACGTCGCCCGCTGAGGTGCCTGCCACGCCCAACGAGATGCCAGCCTCGCCCGAGAGCGCCTCCCTCTATGACAACCACGTGACCACCACGTCCTCcagtaggagcagcagccgCGCAGCCTCTATCAGCCCTGCCCCAGACAAGGAGCCCTTCATTTATGGTCTCTACACAATCGAGAGTGCCCCTGGCCTCACCTCCCTCCGGCCAGAGGCCCTCGTGTCCTCCACCACTGTCACATCCTCTAAAGATGAccatgacgacgacgacgatgatgatgatgagaaggatgaTGTAAAACAGGACATTCTGATGTATAATCGAAAACGCCATGCGGTGCGGGATGAAGTGTTTGCACCTCGACCGGTCCCTCCAACTTCCCTCTCCAGTTCACGCGCGGCTGATCCTCCGCCCATCAAGATGGAGCCGCTGGACATCAAGCAGGAACCGCCAACGGAGTCCGCGCTGGCCGATCTCGACTCCCTGACGGACCTGCTCCAGATACCCTCCGACTTCAAAGTCGAAGTCGATGAAATCAACTCTGATCTCGACTTTGACGCTGTGTCCACATCATCAGGGTCACACTTTGAGTTCTCTGACGTGTCGGACATGTTGAGTGATATTGGTGTGAGCAATGACTGTTGGGCCGACATCGGTATCATCAACTGA